The sequence below is a genomic window from Budorcas taxicolor isolate Tak-1 chromosome 4, Takin1.1, whole genome shotgun sequence.
CTAATACACTCtaagtttttattattgtttccttttttctttcattttttgaagttttttatgTCTACTGTTAGTCATCCCTATCCTACTCTTAATTGCTAACAAGGAGTATTATAAAATCCAGTCTTCCAGatttaaattatgtattatttCTGCCCAAGTGTGTAAAGCAgtatatataactttattttcacagagaataaactaaaaaatgaaatataaaaaaaaattctccttatCTGTTAAGAGATTGGATCTCATTTAATAATCTCTTTCACTATTTCTACAAGCAAGTTTAATGCTTGGCGATTAAGAAACATTATCCTTTAAGCAAGTGATGTTTCTGTTGGTCAAGGCCAAGTTCAATAGACTCTAATTAACAAGTCAGAATTtcttgaataaaaatataattttacatgGTATTTATTGCTTGAAGTAAGCAGACTGTGGCCTAGTAGTTGGAAACTTCTTCTTGAGAACTTGAGTGGCGAACTTTCATAGTATTTGACCTGCACAAAAAAATGTCAAACATGACATTACATTTTTGGCCTATGTGTACTCTGGGGCAGTAGTTTCACTTGGGGTGATCCCCCTAGGACATGCGGCAATATCTGGACTCTCTTGATTCTCCTATCTTGAGGGGGAAGTGGTGCTAGTGATGTAGTGgctagaggccagggatgctccCAGCCATTCTGGAATGCACAGGACCACACCAGCAACCAGTTACTCAGTCCGAAATGTTAGTattgctgaggttgagaaagctTGCAGTACATTTCAGTGAGTGTTGTGATATTTCTTTATGTAGGTATTAAAGAGTCTGACACTGGCCTGGCCCCACCAGCACTCTGGGATTTGGCTGCGGATAAGCAAACACTCCAGAGCGAACAGCCTTTGCAGGTTGCGAGGTATGCATAGTGGTCtctggaaatttattttttatctgtacTTTTGAGTATAAGGCAATAGTTCATAAAGAATTTTTATTCCATATTCCAAGTAAATAAAGCTTTCTCCAGAAGTATCTGGGGTTAAAATTTTATGCTTTTAGTAATAATTCAAGAAATAGGCAAAGACATAATCATATAAAAGATTTAAATGATACAGGAAAATACAGAGCAAAATGCAAAAACTTCCCTTTCCCTCCTCACTGTTCGTAAGTGATGATGTTCAGGCATCAGTGCTCCTTTGAACACTCgtgttaaatatttttctgtgggTGTGCATACATACCTACAGCATAGCTGACTAGAAGTGCAATGGGGACAGAGGTATTTACCGTTTAGAAATGTGTGGAGGAAAAAATGGTTCGGCCAGTTTAAACTCTAAACCAAAAGGTTTTGAGGGAAATGTATGTTTGCCTGATCAGTGTTAAGATACATGATTATTGATTTCTGCACTTTTGCCATTTGGGCAAAAAACCCAGCTCACTTTAATTTGTATTGTGCTGATGACTAGTATACCTACTTCTTATTACTTCTTTAACGTTTTTTTATCTGTGCTGCTGGGCTCCCGTGTCCTTCAGTGTGTAGGTTTTCTTGAAACTATTTGTGAATGATTTCTTTCCATTCTCTTGGTCCTCTGTTTTGGACTTCTGTTACTGATACTGGATTGTTTGGATACACTAatctttctttcctgcttttctgtgtctttttgctCTACTTTTTTGTGATCTTTTCTGAACTTTGAGTCCATGTATTGATTTTGTTCCCCCTCTCACTTCAGTTTTTAATTTCTGGAGCTCTTCTTTCTTTCAGTGTATATGTTTTGTTGCTTTTTGAATGTCCTGTTCTCATATCATGGTCATAATATGTTGTCGTGTCTAAGGAAGCTAAGGCTAAATTGGAAGGTTTCTGTTTCCTCTAAGAtggtttttccctcttttcttgcttggtgtcttttttttttaattggaggcgaattactttacaatattgtggtggtttttgccatacagtcacatgaatcagccacgggtgtgcatgtgtcccccatcctgatcTGCGCCCCCTCTACTCCCTCtgtatcccatccctctgagttgtcccagtGCATCGGCTTTGCCccgtttcatgcatcaaacttggactggtcatctgtttcacatatggtaatatacatgtttcaatgctattctctcaagtcatcccacccccgccttctcctacagagtccaaaaagCTGTGTTTTacatgtgtctcttgctgtcttgcatatagggttgtcattaccatctttctaaattccatacatatgtgtattgATATACACATGATACagaattaatatacaatattggtgtatttctttctgacttacttcactctgtataataggctccagtttcatccacctcattagaactgactcaaatgtgttcctttttatagctgactaatattccattgtgtatatgtaccacagctttcttatccattcgtctgctgatggacatctaggttgcttccatgtcctggctattgtaaacagtgcttcaatgaacactagggtatacgtgtctctttcagttctggttttcttggtgtgtgtgcccagcagtgggattgctgggtcgtgtgGCAGTTCTGTTTacagttttgtaaggaatctccacactgttctccatagtggctctgcTGGTTGGCGTGGTGTGTGTCTTTTATGCTAGATGTCTGACAATCTTTGGCTTCTGTTTTAGTGGGAGGCAAAAAAGCTGATAGATGCTCTAGATTCGGCAGTGAAGCATGTCTGCCCTAAACATCACCGTAGCTTGTATGGTTGACTGTTTAGCTGGCGAGCCTGCAATGTCAGTATCTTTAGATCTTTTCACTTGGACGGTCATTTTCCCTAGAGCAGTTGTCCTCTGTCTCCTGTTGTTTCCAGTCTCCAGTATTTTGGAAGAACAATGGAGGTAGGGGTCTAGGGAATGTCAGCAGCAGGTTCACTTAGGTTTAATTACGCttcccctcttctccacacctGCCTCATTTTCAGTCAAGTTagcaccaccactaccaccctCCTGCCCCTTGCCCCAGCATTTCTTGATAGCTTCTGTTTTACTCTCTGCCGAATGTTTTCATCACCTCCAAATGAAACCCCAAACACATTAACTGTACCTATTCCCCTTTCTCTTTGGACATGGCAGCTGCTAATCTACTCTATCCGTATGGATTTGCCTatcctggacatttcatgtaaacgAGATCATGTAGTGTATCACcctttgtttctgactttagtgTCACATAATGTTTTAagcttcattcatgttgtagcttGTATCAGAACATCATTCTTTatagccaaataatattccagtcCAATTTCTCTCTTCATTGGTATTGTCTGTTTGGTGAGACCTTGTTCTCACACTTCCCACTAATTCTTTAGACATGGTTTCCTTTGGTTTTCAAAAAAAACATTTATGACACGGATTAAAGATTCTGTTTAGTAAGACCAGTGTCTTCCCTTGAACTGCCTTTCCCCTGTGTATGGGCGGTATCTTACTTCTCTTTGTGTCTCATAACTGATGGAAATTGGATGTCAGTTTTGGAACCCAGATTTCTCCTTTCCCCAGGGTTTGTTCCTGTTGTTTTGAAGTTTTTTGGTCAGCCTCTTGTTATCGCCAACTGGTAAATGCTGCTTCAGCCAGTTGATGTTAAATAACTGCCACTGATTGTTTCCAATAAATGCCCTGTGGGGAGGGCATCTATAGACAGTGAACTCTGAGTCAGGTCAGATAGAAACAGATCCTGAGAATGGGGCTTTTTAGCCAGTTGTCAGACAGGTCAGGAGTTCTCTGAGGCTGGGCTTTTGGAGGAGCTCCATTTCTTCATCCCTGCCTTCCCTCAGGAAGGCTGCTTGTTTCCACCTTTACCATGGCTGAGAGGCTGTTGGCTTTCAAGTCTTCtgcagaggtggggagagggctaTGGGATTAAAGTGAGTTTAAATGCAAAACACTCACTGTTCTTACTGGGAtttagcctttttatttttttttttccaaacctgTAGTTAATTTCCAGAATTCTGAGAATGTTGATTTGGACTATTTTTGCCAGTGTTCTCTTTGCTTTTAAGGATGAGCAGGTTTTCAAAACTCCTTACTTCAGTGTTCTGCAAGTTGAGGTCCCTGTATATATACTTTCTCAGCTGAGgattaaaaaaatctgtatctGTGTTGGCAGGGTCTGTCAGATAAAGTAGTAATAgatactttatataaaattatacttcCCTGGTAGACTTTGGCTAATAACAGAAAATGGAGTCCTGTCCACAATTTATGCTGCAAGGACAAAGCATTCTTTAccttattcttcagttcagttcagttcatttcagtcgctcagtcatgtccgactctttgcgaccccatgaattgcagcatgccaggcctccctgtccatcaccatctcccggagttcactcaaacatgtccatcaagttggtgatgccatccagccatctcatcctctgtcgtccccttttcctgctgcccccaatccctcccagcatcagagtcttttctaatgagtcaactcttcgcatgaggtggccaaagtactggagtttcagctttagcatcattccttccaaagaacacccaggactgatctccttcagaatggactggttggatctccttgcagtccgagggaccctcaagagtcttctccaacaccacagttcaaaagcatcaattcttcggtgctcagctttcttcacagtccaactcacatccatccatgaccacaggaaaaaccatagccttgactagacggacctttgttggcaaagtaatgtctctgcttttcaatatactatctaggttggtcataacttttcttctaaggagtaagcatcttttaatttcataccttACTCTTAGCTCTGCCTAAATGCACATTCCAGAGActattttgtatttctctgtatttGTTGTAATAGCTTATAAGCTTTTTCTCATAtgagttctgtttgtttttgtgtttcttcTGTAAGCAGATAGTATAGCAAATAGGGAATAGATTACTTTCTCCTgtaatgtatgctgctgctgctgctaagtcacttcagtcctgtccgactctgtgtgaccccatagacggcagcccactaggctcctccatccctgggattctccaggcaagcacactggagtgggttgccatttccttctccacctgtgATGTATGTGGGATAGCAAATTCACCTTCACCATAACCCAtaggaagaaatatatttaagttaaaaatagcagcaacagttagaatgagtttgaaatatAAACtcagggaaaaatgaaaacacacttaTTACATGATAGAAGACGAGATGACTatcttttaatgagaaaaataaaaaggagaatacCGGAAGATACAGAGGAGTATCACTAATAAAGGGATATAGTTATAAAAATCAGGAAAGGGAACTTCCTAATGATGAACTATTTGGGTTTAATTTTCCAGGGGAATATATCTTCTGAAATTTTAGTGGCTTGACTAAAGCTGAGCAGACCCTTGGGATTGAGCATATTCTGTAGCGAAGGATCCTTCACAGTGGCCCAGTTTCTGCAGTTTACACCTGCTCGGTAGTGTACTGCTTGCCCAGGAGAGAATCCAGTTACTTGAGTTCATTATTAGTGGTTCAGGTTCCTTACTCTAATCAAGCCTTTTGCCATGTTAGATGCACAAAGATAATCAATGCTGACTCAGAGGACCCGAAGTACATCATCAATGTGAAGCAGTTTGCCAAGTTTGTGGTGGACCTCAGTGATCAGGTAGCACCTACCGACATTGAAGAAGGGATGAGAGTTGGGTAAGATTTCTATCTACAGTGAATACTCGTCTTTCATTAAAAATGCCCTGTCACATTCATGTCCTTGACTTTCTTTTGAGTGAATGAACTGGGTGTCATGGAATACCAGGGGGTGATCTAGTAGAGGACTGTGCTTGAACATCCTTTCTTCTGCATCTGCTTCCTGACCTCCCACCCCTACTTAGCCTTTCATGGCCTCAAATATCAGGGTTAAAGTAAGTACAGAATTTTAGAGTTGAGCTTGCTGGTCTATTTAAGGTAACATGGTGTAGGTGGAGGAAGCATCTGCCCTAGGATGGTTATAGGACTAAGTGAGTTAATGTAATTAATGTATATAGAACACATGATAATTCAgtctatttttttgcatgtgttaCTGAGTTATGAGTTACGAGTTACTGAGTTAAAGAGTTCTGTCTTTTTCTAACCTCTTTAGTGTGGACAGAAATAAGTACCAGATTCACATCCCATTGCCTCCTAAGATCGACCCAACAGTCACCATGATGCAGGTAAGAAActgcaggagggagaaggggcgGTGTGAATCTGACTACAGTCGCATTAGTATCAACAAGTGCTGAAAGTTTTAACTGATAAAAAATATCaatgtgtacacatacactgaAGAGttgccaacattttaaaaataatttttcaggtgAGAAAGTCTTTATCAGTTTTTTACTAGTTTGTCTCTCACTTAGTGTTATAACAGGTGGTATAGCTTGTGAGTCTAGGACACTGGCAGTGTattcaatttttattgaaattcttACTTGGTGTAAGTCTTGATTTTTCTTTAGGGTATTGGGTCTACTCTACTGGATAGAACAGTTAGTATTCAAAAGTGTGTGGCTCTATGTTGTACATTTTCATCCTTCTCATAGGTGGAGGAAAAACCTGATGTTACGTACAGTGATGTGGGTGGCTGTAAGGAACAGATCGAGAAACTTCGAGAAGTAGTTGAGACCCCACTGCTTCATGTAAGTGGCTGagactgtttctttttaaatttctttgtacAAAGATATGACAGCCTTTTGCCTACTGTGCACTAAAGTTCtgcttatatattcattttagatatttttattttcctgaataaAAAATTTTGATGGGGTAGAGGGTAAAGGTGTAGAGAACTGGTAAGTTCCAGAAGAGAAGGCAAAAGGATTGAGCAGCCAACccaattcaaaaaagaaaaatctatttagAGTGACAAAGGAGGTTGAGATATAACCTTTATAAATGTTATAGGTAAGTTATTATAAAAGAAGTAGTGTGTTTCAATGATATCAAGAAGAAATGGGCTTAAATTGAATCAAATTAAGCTTAGAGGATAATGCAAAAAACCAAGATACTAAATATGAGATAATACttttgttaaacttttttttttaattaggggaaaaaagtgtTTTTGTTAACCCTGGATAGTAGGATATCTTTAAAAGCCATTCAGCCTTGGGTATTAATGAGTCTGGATCTTATGTCATAGAATAAGTAAAATTCTTATTTAGATCAAATACATAAATTGTGGACTTAATAATTTTGGCTTAAAAATACTGATGTAGAGATAGTCCTGTTTTTATTATAGAGAGGTGGTAAGTGTGAAAATTATGTCTCCATCACAGCCAGAGAGGTTTGTTAACCTTGGCATTGAGCCTCCCAAGGGTGTGCTGCTCTTTGGTCCACCGGGTACCGGCAAGACACTCTGTGCTCGGGCAGTTGCTAATAGGACTGATGCTTGCTTCATTCGAGTTATTGGATCTGAACTTGTACAGAAGTATGTTGGTGAGGTAAAGTAAATTGATTATAATCAAGGAATATGTAGCTCTATGAAAGATTTATAAAGCATAGATGAAATTAAAATGGTGATTCCACATTGAAAGCTTGAGACCTGAAATGTTTTGATTGATGGATTGTAATTAGTAGTTAGAAGTCTAGAAGCCACTAGTCTTCCCTTGTAGTTATTTGGAAATAAACAACTGCTTAACATTTTTAATCAGTATGCTCCCTACTGAAGGGTACCATTTTCTACAGATGTGGTTTATAAGATAAATACCCCAGTAATGCCCAGAGAATGTATTAGAAAGTGTTCACTTCAGGGGCCGTGTTTTATGTTCTTTTGAAAAAGAGACTGGAGATTGTCTATGTATGTGGGGGACGGTGTATGTACACATacaaacagacattttttttttattagggaGTAAGTTTAGGGCTGAATATATTACATTGAAATGTTAATGATTAGTATACTTACAATGAGAATTAGAAAAGGTTCTTCATATGTGGAGATATACTTTTATTCTTTGATCAAAACTTACAGATCAAATTCAGTGGTCAGAAATGCCAAGTGATcagattctttcatttcttcaagtTTTTATTGATTGAAATGGTCCCTTTATTCAATTGTGTTAATTTGATCTCGTCTTAAAGTTATTGACTATTTAATGAGTACAGAATCATGAAATTACTTAATAGTGCTTTAAACCTAGTGAGATTAATTTGATGGAATAGGTAACACACTTCAATCTTTGTGAGAAAATTTTAGGTAATGACAGTTGAGGATGCTTGTAGGAAATACTGAAAAGGTTGAAGCATAACTTCCTAAGAAGATTTTAAACCAGGTCTGaattaacaaattatttttttcattagggGGCTCGAATGGTTCGAGAGCTCTTTGAAATGGCCAGAACAAAGAAAGCCTGCCTTATCTTTTTTGATGAAATTGATGCTATTGGAGGTATGAATGGTATCTTAGAGAACTTTAAGACTGAGTTTCATGAGGATTCTGTAGTAGTATGTGTGGAGGTCCCTGACATGTTAATCTTGTATGAAGTTTTGATTCCGACTCTTTCATGAGCTTTGGCACGTGAGAGCTACAGATCTAATAGTAGGACTACGCCATAAAGGGGAAAAGCGTTAAATAGCATCCGTATTTCTCAAAGTCTTTATCTTTGAACTTTCCCAATTTCATTCACAGAACTCGTATTTTCATACTTTGGCAACTCCTTAATTGAGATACAGCTTCACTTAATTGGATCAGAAAGCAGTTGAGGCATAATTGGTAGTAGTTcataaaatgtacataaaataatATTACTGGCTTCATAGATTTGATGAAATACAATATTAGCTGTGCGATCTAAACAAGTTGTCTTAACTAACTCTGAGCTCCAGTTTGCTTCTCttataaaaagaataattacAGCTTTATTTCATGGGTTTTTGAGAAGCTTGAAATAAGTAAGAAATGTGGTAGACTCTGAAAATTCCATACTGTTTTATTGTTCCTTGGCTGTTGTTACAATCTATACAAGTAATAGTCCCTGTTAGCTGCAGAAGTGTTCTATCACTAGACAGTTGTGATTTAATGAACTCAGTGACGAAAAAAAATATAGTGGACACTGTAACAGTGGTTGGGGACTGTGGTTGTTAGCCTTGCTTTTAGACTCGATGGGTATCGTGGGCTTTGGacattcttctctaaatgttcaaGGGCCGTAATTTGACCAGTCTATAGATGTGGTGTGGTGACCCTGATGTCATTTTTGTAATACCTTTGGAATAAGCGTTATGATGTGAGGATGCTCTGAATCCGTGGTTTCCAAAGTGGattttaataaaactgtattaaggtgaaagtgaagttgctcagttgtgtccgactctatgtgactccatggaccatagcctaccaggctcctccgtccatggggttttccaggcaatggtactggagtgggttgccatttccttctccaggggatcttcccaacccagggatcaaacccgggtctcctgcattgcagacagacgctttaccctctgagccatcagggaagtccatattaGGGTACAGTTTTGTATAAAACTGTATTAGGGTACTAGAAGAAAATACTTGGATTTTGGTTCATGTTTAATCTCATTTAACAATTTTTCATTTTGGTGTTTGATACTGTACATAATACATTAATGCAACACTATGTATTtgtacaattttaaaatgaatatatatatttggaggtCGTTTTTTGTGCTATACTGATTGAAATGAAGGCGAGTATTGACACTGCTATTCTAATGTATCCGAATTGGTGTGATAGTAAGCTGTTACAGTTCTACTATATTATGGATTTAGCCATATTTTTGACAGTTTTACAAAAGCATGGCATTTTCTTACATTTAATCAAATACCATTATAGTGCTAAAGTTTGCATGTATTTTTGTTACCTAGTCCAGGTGTATGTTGTGTCAAATAAAAGAGGTGTTCTTGagtgacttaaaaaacaaaattgcttaaagaagattttaaaaaaatacttatttaaaggAACCTATGTTAAATAAACCTATgatagtttagtcactcagtcgagtccaactctttgcgaccccgtgaactgcagcacgccaggccttcctgtccatcaccatctcccggagttcactcagattcacgtccatcgagtcagtgatgccatccagccatctcatcctctgtcgtccccttctcctcctgcccccaatccctcccagcatcaaagtcttttccaatgagtcaacttttcgcatgaggtggccaaagtgctggagtttcagctttagcatcattccttccaaagaacacccagggctgatctccttcagaatggactggttggatctccttgcagtccaagggaccctcaagagtcttctccaacaccacagttcaaacgcatcaattctttggcgctcagccttcttcacagtccaactctcacatccatacatgactactgggaaaaccatagccttgactagacggaccttagtcggcgaagtaatgtctctgcttttgaattctaATGGTTTTGTGTAATGCAGGCTGTTCTCACAGAATTTACTTACAACTGAGAGGTTCCTTTGGGCTGGAGGGCATGATATTCCCCAGAGAGTGCTTCTCTGAGTGAATGTGAAGATCACGTCTTTCCTCCTGTCTTCTCAGGGGCTCGTTTTGATGATGGTGCTGGGGGTGACAATGA
It includes:
- the PSMC2 gene encoding 26S proteasome regulatory subunit 7, which gives rise to MPDYLGADQRKTKEDEKDDKPIRALDEGDIALLKTYGQSTYSRQIKQVEDDIQQLLKKINELTGIKESDTGLAPPALWDLAADKQTLQSEQPLQVARCTKIINADSEDPKYIINVKQFAKFVVDLSDQVAPTDIEEGMRVGVDRNKYQIHIPLPPKIDPTVTMMQVEEKPDVTYSDVGGCKEQIEKLREVVETPLLHPERFVNLGIEPPKGVLLFGPPGTGKTLCARAVANRTDACFIRVIGSELVQKYVGEGARMVRELFEMARTKKACLIFFDEIDAIGGARFDDGAGGDNEVQRTMLELINQLDGFDPRGNIKVLMATNRPDTLDPALMRPGRLDRKIEFSLPDLEGRTHIFKIHARSMSVERDIRFELLARLCPNSTGAEIRSVCTEAGMFAIRARRKIATEKDFLEAVNKVIKSYAKFSATPRYMTYN